The Macrobrachium rosenbergii isolate ZJJX-2024 chromosome 46, ASM4041242v1, whole genome shotgun sequence genome has a window encoding:
- the LOC136830285 gene encoding mevalonate kinase-like isoform X1 yields the protein MSTNGEHTKELPKVFKVSAPGKVILHGEHSVVYGKRAVALSVGLRTYLTITVGGDSIFLDFPLINIKESWSLDTFKDLRTKLGCQKEGGKKLNEKQSQCIHEFLQIGEEATDPRKLALLSFFHLYMGILPEPVPLSISVSSDLPIGAGLGSSAAYAVCLAGALLQLSGAFDLRRLSSSPVEEYTASVLKVVSQWAFASEQIVHGTPSGIDNSVCTYGGAVSFKSGDISPIHIPPLKVLLVNTGVPRSTKALVSGVRQRKESLPDVMVPILDAMDALADKGLSVLQSLTSVVDDDERNQAFQTLEELVDVNHALLCSLGVSHASLDRLVGIARSHGLHAKLTGAGGGGFGIVIVPPSVTESVVDGCCEELKKSGYEVWSTSIGAPGLSIHCS from the coding sequence ATGTCAACCAATGGTGAACATACCAAAGAATTGCCTAAAGTTTTTAAAGTGAGTGCACCTGGTAAAGTAATACTCCATGGGGAACATTCAGTGGTATATGGTAAGCGCGCAGTAGCCCTTAGTGTTGGCTTGCGGACTTACCTTACAATCACTGTTGGCGGAGATTCTATCTTCTTAGATTTCCCTCTGATAAATATCAAGGAGTCATGGTCGTTGGATACCTTCAAGGACTTGAGGACTAAACTTGGTTGTCAGAAAGAAGGGGGCAAGAAATTGAACGAAAAGCAGAGCCAGTGTATTCATGAGTTCTTGCAGATTGGAGAAGAAGCGACAGATCCTAGGAAACTTGcccttttgtctttctttcactTATATATGGGTATCTTACCTGAGCCAGTACCACTCTCAATATCAGTAAGTAGTGATTTACCCATTGGTGCTGGCCTAGGAAGCTCTGCTGCATATGCAGTATGTTTGGCAGGTGCTCTTCTTCAGTTATCGGGTGCTTTTGATTTGAGGCGGCTGTCGTCTTCGCCAGTTGAGGAGTACACTGCCAGTGTCCTCAAAGTTGTCTCACAGTGGGCATTTGCAAGTGAGCAGATAGTCCATGGCACACCATCAGGTATTGATAACTCTGTGTGCACCTATGGGGGAGCAGTAAGTTTCAAGTCAGGTGATATTTCACCAATACATATACCACCCTTGAAAGTACTCCTAGTCAACACAGGCGTTCCTCGAAGCACCAAAGCTCTGGTAAGCGGAGTCCGTCAGCGTAAAGAGAGTCTCCCTGATGTCATGGTCCCCATACTTGATGCTATGGATGCTCTTGCTGATAAAGGTCTCAGTGTATTGCAATCTCTCACCAGTGTTGTGGATGACGATGAGCGGAATCAAGCATTCCAAACATTAGAAGAGCTGGTTGATGTAAATCATGCCTTACTTTGTTCCCTCGGAGTTTCTCATGCCAGTTTAGATCGGCTCGTAGGAATCGCACGGTCTCATGGTTTGCATGCCAAGTTGACTGGTGCAGGAGGCGGGGGTTTTGGAATCGTCATTGTACCACCCAGTGTTACTGAATCAGTCGTTGATGGTTGTTGTGAGGAACTTAAAAAGTCAGGGTACGAAGTCTGGTCAACAAGCATTGGAGCTCCAGGCCTTTCAATTCACTGTAGTTGa
- the LOC136830283 gene encoding LOW QUALITY PROTEIN: GATA zinc finger domain-containing protein 14-like (The sequence of the model RefSeq protein was modified relative to this genomic sequence to represent the inferred CDS: deleted 3 bases in 2 codons), which produces MCRIVKLICGAVLMNLWLAVSTSDVHSILTARNLSSNSHLLMILNGTASTSLQWLKTKQSGNDSLPRYMNRGVNLTVQTEDSSQQNIPKNTEESDAAYVKQNDNLFRTWSILAPEDRQFSVQNNDRFSSSNNQIVNGASTQIVGSSPNSAIQMVQSYVENMINRPGGDRPGYIMINSPNPAIIGQLAEVLTQHYGTSSVIRESGAIQNFLNNAPNAGVVGTQTQGTTNSFLSSNSMPVFPHAPYNSRRTSNVSNAQARPSDTDYITQQLSAIADISVSSGTLINDTLSHQSTKQFQTPETPVIHFTKGNTEYLNTSDISNAFPNTVNLDHSRGESDLQENVIIHEDHPFKGSSLNNSKLHIASTPPETLHGEMFNNSFMYNMSYSANLTSTVPSQIKHNSGIYPLEAPFSTTGYEDYYEEIDGEIVLSPTKFMRKAGPLHAGELSEYEYYSHEDEDSGETHQVEISSNETKQDLTKWTQAHNKSPDGNDKETSEDKTINTFTLLNNDQVSNIQGNYTALQSSSETTPVLSNMEQTYNSDGHKRVGNETLSSSSYEGNQTISLLNGHSGSLSIYSQTTPSTQLHFIQQNNNTNSEKVHDQTVQSDNSSLDLAIMELPPKQSGNALENNENNNYSQNKVESPSVEITANKVLDYLVKMNHKDLKVLGISENMKDVITYLNARDDTEVQNVTYKSDRYRQYNSTLSDTEDDHNQVRPNFSPGHFRQSDVSQQQAPPNFFPTRPSTGSQHSSHHHHEHGHNAGSLPELTEEQQQIISRLPVGMQHVVTSIVQAVQVPLQTTTTPSSTSPQYPVPFPYPYPYPAYPYYPHLDPYPPFQPLTTTGPSVNIHGNNHLPSQNNHHIFSSNTGNQAHNSHHTHSPHGNHHDEHDNHQAHLFDHSTHENHSHHTSQGHDGHHPIHSSGQINQQNRNHQGSNTSHINHGGHVNRITQRFNNTSDTNHDITQFHEASDGQNHHSTLFDNPSSPVTTNPTVSETSTPQNVPSSYFTFRPAVNPIISQSRVGEVAESSPNENRDQNGPVFYAAGVPGNENQRPSNGQRCSQTGTSGGACHNRLSLGGSPASPDRNQGLLQLRQDASHMGNGQQANSGIVNFRPPAQNSMQMGSPVLNVVLPEIATPLTTSEPGPLIDPNPPETTTEQQVNEAPNAMNRQEMNSLLQSLFSSPTLLLLGIVFATSAAYMAIAMEEQAAQQRFQQAQLAAAFGGQPFPPGRKRRNIHTDDYVSKNRLLLIKKIL; this is translated from the exons ATGTGTCGCATCGTTAAATTG atctGTGGAGCTGTGCTGATGAATCTGTGGCTAGCTGTGTCCACCAGTGATGTGCACAGCATTTTGACAGCAAGGAATTTGAGCTCCAATTCTCATCTTCTTATGATTCTCAATGGGACTGCATCAACATCACTTCAGTGgcttaaaaccaaacaaagtggaAATGACTCCTTACCCAGATACATGAATAGAGGAGTTAATCTGACAGTCCAGACTGAAGATTCTTCACAGCAAAACATCCCGAAAAACACTGAAGAATCAGATGCAGCTTATGTTAAACAAAATGACAATTTATTCAGAACATGGTCTATTCTAGCCCCTGAGGACAGACAGTTTTCAGTACAAAATAACGACAGATTCAGTTCAAGTAATAACCAAATAGTAAATGGTGCTAGCACCCAGATTGTTGGAAGCAGTCCAAACTCAGCCATACAAATGGTACAAAGTTACGTTGAAAACATGATCAACAGGCCAGGTGGGGACCGTCCAGGTTACATCATGATAAACTCTCCTAACCCTGCCATTATCGGTCAGCTAGCAGAAGTTCTTACTCAGCACTATGGCACATCCTCTGTTATAAGGGAATCTGGAGCAATACAAAATTTTCTCAACAATGCTCCTAATGCTGGAGTGGTGGGAACACAGACACAAGGAACAACCAACTCATTTTTGTCCTCAAATTCCATGCCAGTGTTCCCTCATGCTCCTTACAATTCCAGGAGGACATCAAATGTCTCGAACGCACAAGCACGGCCCTCAGATACGGATTACATAACTCAGCAGTTGTCTGCTATAGCAGATATCTCAGTATCCTCTGGAACACTCATTAATGACACTCTCAGCCATCAGTCAACTAAACAGTTCCAAACACCAGAAACTCCAGTCATACATTTCACAAAGGGAAACACAGAATATCTAAATACAAGTGACATAAGCAATGCATTCCCTAACACAGTAAACTTGGATCACAGCAGAGGTGAGAGTGATCTTCAAGAAAATGTCATAATTCATGAAGATCATCCATTCAAAGGCTCCTCTTTAAACAATTCTAAGCTACATATTGCATCAACTCCACCTGAAACCCTTCATGGTGAGATGTTTAATAATTCCTTTATGTACAACATGAGTTATTCTGCCAATTTGACCAGTACAGTCCCAAGCCAAATAAAACACAACAGTGGAATATACCCATTAGAAGCTCCTTTCAGTACAACTGGTTATGAAGACTATTATGAGGAGATAGATGGTGAGATTGTTTTAAGCCCAACGAAATTCATGAGAAAAGCTGGGCCACTTCATGCTGGTGAATTAAGTGAATATGAGTATTACAGCCACGAAGATGAAGATTCAGGTGAAACTCATCAAGTTGAAATCtcttcaaatgaaacaaaacaggATCTTACTAAGTGGACACAAGCTCATAATAAGTCTCCTGATGGAAATGACAAAGAAACCTCTGAAGACAAAACTATCAACACATTTACTCTCCTGAATAATGACCAAGTGAGCAATATCCAAGGTAATTACACTGCTCTTCAGTCCAGCAGTGAAACAACCCCAGTCCTCTCAAATATGGAACAAACATACAACAGTGATGGACACAAAAGAGTAGGCAATGAGACACTCTCAAGTTCTAGTTATGAAGGCAATCAAACAATCAGCTTACTAAATGGTCATTCTGGTTCACTAAGCATATATTCCCAAACTACACCTTCCACACAACTGCACttcatacaacaaaataataatactaattcagAAAAAGT TCATGATCAGACAGTACAATCTGATAACAGTTCTCTTGATCTAGCAATCATGGAATTACCTCCTAAGCAATCTGGAAATgcattagaaaataatgaaaataataattatagtcaAAATAAGGTAGAGAGTCCTTCAGTGGAAATCACTGCAAACAAAGTGCTGGATTACCTAGTGAAAATGAATCACAAGGACTTGAAAGTGTTAGGCATCTCAGAAAACATGAAAGATGTCATAACCTACTTGAATGCAAGAGATGATACAGAAGTACAAAATGTAACTTACAAGTCAGACAGATATAGACAATATAACTCCACACTTTCAGATACAGAAGATGATCACAATCAAGTAAGACCTAACTTTAGCCCTGGACACTTTCGTCAAAGTGACGTGAGCCAACAGCAGGCTCCCCCAAACTTTTTTCCCACTCGGCCATCAACAGGATCACAGCACAGTTCACACCATCATCATGAACATGGTCACAATGCTGGATCTCTGCCTGAGTTAACTGAAGAACAGCAGCAGATTATATCACGTCTTCCAGTCGGAATGCAGCATGTCGTGACATCTATAGTACAAGCAGTGCAAGTTCCCTTACAGACAACGACTACTCCTTCCTCTACATCTCCTCAGTATCCTGTTCCATTTCCATATCCCTATCCTTACCCAGCCTATCCTTATTATCCCCACTTGG ACCCATATCCACCATTCCAACCCCTAACAACTACTGGTCCTTCCGTCAATATACATGGCAACAACCACCTACCTTCTCAAAATAATCATCACATTTTTAGCAGCAACACAGGTAACCAAGCTCATAACAGCCATCACACACACAGTCCACATGGAAACCATCATGATGAGCATGACAATCATCAAGCTCACTTGTTTGATCATTCAACACATGAGAACCACAGCCATCACACTTCACAAGGACATGATGGTCATCATCCAATACATAGTAGTGGTCAAATAAACCAACAAAACAGAAACCATCAAGGGTCTAATACAAGTCATATCAACCATGGAGGCCATGTTAATAGGATTACTCAGAGATTTAATAACACTAGTGACACTAATCATGACATTACACAGTTCCATGAAGCAAGTGATGGCCAAAATCATCACTCGACATTATTTGATAATCCTTCATCTCCTGTTACAACTAATCCCACAGTTTCAGAAACAAGCACTCCTCAGAATGTCCCTTCATCTTACTTTACCTTTAGACCAGCTGTCAATCCCATCATTAGTCAGTCAAGAGTTGGTGAAGTTGCTGAATCATCTCCAAATGAAAACAGGGACCAAAATGGTCCTGTGTTCTATGCTGCAGGAGTTCCGGGCAATGAAAATCAACGTCCCAGCAATGGACAACGCTGCAGCCAAACAGGCACATCAGGAGGTGCCTGCCATAACAGGCTGAGTCTGGGTGGATCACCTGCTTCTCCAGACAGAAACCAAGGCCTGCTGCAGTTACGTCAAGATGCCTCTCACATGGGAAATGGCCAACAAGCAAACTCGGGTATAGTAAACTTCCGTCCTCCTGCTCAAAACAGTATGCAAATGGGATCACCAGTCCTCAATGTGGTCTTACCGGAAATAGCAACAcctttgaccaccagtgaacctGGTCCTCTTATTGACCCTAATCCTCCTGAAACTACAACAGAACAGCAAGTCAACGAAGCTCCTAATGCCATGAATCGTCAAGAAATGAACTCACTCTTACAGTCACTCTTTTCTTCCCCAACACTTCTACTGCTTGGCATTGTATTTGCAACCAGCGCAGCATACATGGCAATAGCCATGGAGGAACAAGCAGCACAACAGAGGTTTCAACAAGCTCAATTAGCTGCAGCTTTTGGGGGCCAGCCATTCCCACCAGGACGTAAACGGCGTAACATTCACACTGATGATTATGTCTCAAAGAATAGGCTTCTTCTGATCAAGAAGATTTTATGA